A window of Prionailurus viverrinus isolate Anna unplaced genomic scaffold, UM_Priviv_1.0 scaffold_42, whole genome shotgun sequence genomic DNA:
GGTCGGGACCCTCAAGCCGCCGTCCTCTCCCCGCAGGAGGTTTTTACAGAAATGGAGGAGAAGTACGGCGAGGTGGAGGAGATGAACGTCTGTGACAACCTGGGAGACCACCTCGTCGGGAACGTGTACGTCAAGGTAGGAAGGGCGTGCCCCGTGGGAGTGCTCCCTCCCAACTGGCGACtggcaggaggaggaggctggtgcCTTGGGATCTTAGCGGGAACTGGAACTGGAGTGCGCCAGCCGGCTTGCCCAGGCGTGGCGGCCGCCTGTGGGCGCCGCGGCCACCGCCCTTCAGGGTTGGGATCTTCAGAGGGTGCTGCTGCCAGGCTGTCTAGACGCCCGAGAAGCCAGTCAATTTATACCTGtggttccctcccccccccccctttttttttttaacttcccgGTCTAAACAAATCCTTGCGTTTGCTCTTGTTAACCAACCGAGTTTGAAAACCAAGGCAGTGTCGGTACGATCTTGGCTCATCGCGAAATTAAGTGATCCAGTTGCAAGTAAAGGACGATCTGTGTTTAACGTGATCTAAGACATCCTTCCACCTCATTTGAGCCACGTGAACGCGTATCCGTGGCTCGGTAGCCGGAGACCTTCCCGTCAGGTGGGGGCAGCAAGCCCTCTTGATCTGTCTTTCCAGTTTCGCCGTGAAGAAGACGCGGAGAAGGCCGTGATCGACTTGAACAACCGTTGGTTTAACGGGCAGCCGATCCACGCCGAGCTGTCCCCGGTGACCGACTTCAGAGAGGCGTGCTGCCGCCAGTACGAGATGGGGTAGGTGACGGGGGGCccgcgggggccggggggggcgggggcggggggtggggggcggcccgCGGCATGGCGGCCTCTGTCTCCCCCGCAGGGAGTGCACGCGGGGCGGCTTCTGCAACTTCATGCACCTGAAGCCCATCTCCAGAGAGCTGCGGCGGGAGCTGTACGGGCGCCGGCGCAAGAAGTGAGTACTGCGGCGGGCTGGCTGCCGCTGGCGGCGCCGTCCGTTCTCGCGAAGCGTTTCCCGAGGAGAGCTCGGCCCGGGTGTGAAGGTCACCGTTGAGGACGTAGTGTGTATCTTAAGGTCTGAGAACGTGCCCTTAAAAGGATGTCCCGCCCGCACAGTCCCGAAGTGAGGGAACGGGTGAGTGGGGAACCCTCGAAATTGGGTTCGTGTGCGCAGCGTCTTTTGCCCGCAGGTGGAGTGACTTCCTTCACGTACTGCGGGTGTCCGTGGGTTTGGGCAGGTTTCTTTGGTTTGCTTGCGGCCACGGGCAGAAGGGGGAGCACGGTCCGGCCCGCTCCTGGTGTTTTGAGTGCAGACCGTGCTGTCCCAGCACAGAGAGAAACCCAAGGCGTCGGGAGACCGTCCCTTTCCCTGCTCGGATGGAGTTCTGACCCGGGGGGTTCTCACCCGTCCCCTGGTAAACACGTGCCCGGAGGTGCAGACGTTAGCGATTCCGTCTCATTGTCAACAAGAAGCATCGGGCACAGGAGGAGGGCGGTGCGTGTCCGGGCCGCCGCGGCAGGAGACCGTCCCCAAGCCCCTGAGCCGGCGCTCTGGAAGCACGGGACACGGAGGACGTTGTGCCCGTTTCCCTGACACGGGGCGTGTCTACACGGGGCGTGCGGTGTGGCGGGCGCGACGGTCCTCCTTGATCGTGCCATCCGTTCCGCGGGGTCCGCCCAGAGGCGTCCGCCCGCGTGGGGGCTTTGTTGTGTGCTTTGCTTTGGATGCCAcagctttgtttcttttccttggttGCAGGCATAGATCGAGGTCCCGGTCTCGGGAGCGTCGCTCTCGGTCTAGAGACCGCGgtcgcggcggcggcggtggcggcggcggcggcggtgggggACGGGAGCGTGACAGGAGGCGGTCGAGAGACCGTGAAAGATCGGGGCGATTCTGAGCCACGCCGTTTTTACCGTATGTCTGCTAGGCAGTGTTGTAGTTGATTGACCAAACCAGTTCATAacgggaattttttttaaaaaacaacaaaaaaacacaaagatggGTTTCTGAATAAAATTTGTAGTGATACAGTACTCGGTGTAGTCATTTCTCGCGGGCCGCCTGGGTCTCCTCCTTTGCAGCACACACCGTCCGTTCTGGGGGGGAGGGTCTTGGGTGATAGACAGAACCACAGTGTTAAACTCGTAGGGTGTGAGATGAAGCGCCCCGTCcattaagggaaagaaaattcaCGCGCGCAACGGTCGTGCCCGTTCCCAGTGCCCGACGTGTGAGCGAGTAACGTGGCGTTTCTCCGCCGAGGCTGCCGGAGACCCTGCTGCGGGGAACCCGGGGTCCGCGCCCTGGACTTCCTGCAGGGTCAGTGAGTGACACTTGGACGGGACGGTGGCCGTGCCGGCGTCCGTAGGAGA
This region includes:
- the U2AF1 gene encoding splicing factor U2AF 35 kDa subunit isoform X1, whose protein sequence is MAEYLASIFGTEKDKVNCSFYFKIGACRHGDRCSRLHNKPTFSQLLRFVFQTIALLNIYRNPQNSSQSADGLRCAVSDVEMQEHYDEFFEEVFTEMEEKYGEVEEMNVCDNLGDHLVGNVYVKFRREEDAEKAVIDLNNRWFNGQPIHAELSPVTDFREACCRQYEMGECTRGGFCNFMHLKPISRELRRELYGRRRKKHRSRSRSRERRSRSRDRGRGGGGGGGGGGGGRERDRRRSRDRERSGRF
- the U2AF1 gene encoding splicing factor U2AF 35 kDa subunit isoform X2, with product MAEYLASIFGTEKDKVNCSFYFKIGACRHGDRCSRLHNKPTFSQTIALLNIYRNPQNSSQSADGLRCAVSDVEMQEHYDEFFEEVFTEMEEKYGEVEEMNVCDNLGDHLVGNVYVKFRREEDAEKAVIDLNNRWFNGQPIHAELSPVTDFREACCRQYEMGECTRGGFCNFMHLKPISRELRRELYGRRRKKHRSRSRSRERRSRSRDRGRGGGGGGGGGGGGRERDRRRSRDRERSGRF
- the U2AF1 gene encoding splicing factor U2AF 35 kDa subunit isoform X4, which codes for MQEHYDEFFEEVFTEMEEKYGEVEEMNVCDNLGDHLVGNVYVKFRREEDAEKAVIDLNNRWFNGQPIHAELSPVTDFREACCRQYEMGECTRGGFCNFMHLKPISRELRRELYGRRRKKHRSRSRSRERRSRSRDRGRGGGGGGGGGGGGRERDRRRSRDRERSGRF
- the U2AF1 gene encoding splicing factor U2AF 35 kDa subunit isoform X3, with translation MAEYLASIFGTEKDKVNCSFYFKIGACRHGDRCSRLHNKPTFSQTILIQNIYRNPQNSAQTADGSHCAVSDVEMQEHYDEFFEEVFTEMEEKYGEVEEMNVCDNLGDHLVGNVYVKFRREEDAEKAVIDLNNRWFNGQPIHAELSPVTDFREACCRQYEMGECTRGGFCNFMHLKPISRELRRELYGRRRKKHRSRSRSRERRSRSRDRGRGGGGGGGGGGGGRERDRRRSRDRERSGRF